A genomic region of Arachis stenosperma cultivar V10309 chromosome 9, arast.V10309.gnm1.PFL2, whole genome shotgun sequence contains the following coding sequences:
- the LOC130949587 gene encoding uncharacterized protein LOC130949587 → MESNKKPTEKEEASNKEVTSSKQTLEKLKEKSDQEKPEEGEKQPQISRKGKEAMEEPAKEQRQGVKTFTPPLPYPQRFNKETKVQYFPKFLEVFKKLEINIPLAEALEQMPLYAKFLKELINKKRSWHEKETILLNEECSALIQKGLPPKLEDLRSFFLPCTIGNISINLIPSSLMKRLCIEEVKPIQMSLELVDKFVVFPKGVIENLLLKVDKFIFHAYFVILDLDEE, encoded by the coding sequence ATGGAAAGTAACAAAAAGCCAACAGAGAAAGAGGAAGCCAGCAACAAAGAAGTGACATCAAGCAAGCAAACTTTAGAGAAGCTCAAAGAGAAGAGTGACCAAGAGAAGCCTGAAGAGGGAGAGAAGCAGCCACAAatctcaagaaaagggaaagaagcaATGGAAGAACCAGCTAAGGAACAAAGGCAGGGAGTGAAGACTTTCACACCTCCCTTGCCATATCCCCAAAGGTTCAACAAGGAGACCAAAGTTCAATACTTCCCCAAATTCCTTGAAGTCTTCAAGAAATTGGAGATTAATATTCCACTggctgaggcattagagcaGATGCCTCTATATGCAAAGTTCTTGAAGGAGCTTATTAATAAAAAGAGAAGTTGGCATGAGAAGGAAACTATATTGCTCaatgaagaatgcagtgcattAATCCAGAAAGGGCTTCCCCCAAAACTTGAGGACCTTAGAAGCTTTTTcctaccttgtaccattggcaacATAAGCATCAATCTAATTCCCTCTTCTCTGATGAAAAGGCTATGCATAGAGGAGGTAAAGCCCATACAGATGTCACTAGAGCTAGTGGACAAGTTTGTGGTGTTTCCCAAAGGTGTGATTGAAAACCTTTTGCTCAAAGTGGATAAGTTTATATTCCATGCATACTTTGTGATTCTAGACCTAGATGAGGAATGA